One part of the Sphingopyxis sp. PAMC25046 genome encodes these proteins:
- a CDS encoding acetyl-CoA C-acetyltransferase: MAEAYIIDAVRTPRGIGKPGKGALSHLHPQHLAATVLAAIRDRNHLDTATVDDIVWSTSSQNGKQGGDLGRMAALSAGYDTKASGTTLDRFCGGGISSVNFAAASVMSGMEDCVIAGGTEMMSYTSAHAAEQANAGLPPRLMGSGHEALDELHPQSHQGICGDAIATIEGISREDLDALALVSQQRADRAIKEGRFAKSVVPVLNPDGSVALDREEFPRPETTAEGLAALKPSFAGLADFDMGGGFTFRKQINRRYPDLEIQHFHHAGNSSGVVDGAAAILLTSKDYADKHGLKPRARVVAYANIGDDPTLMLNAPVPAAKKVLEKAGLTKDDIDVWEINEAFSVVAEKFIRDLDLPREKVNINGGAMALGHPIGATGSILIGTALDELERSGGRYGLVTMCAAGGMAPAIIIERI, encoded by the coding sequence ATGGCCGAAGCCTATATCATCGACGCCGTCCGTACTCCCCGCGGGATCGGCAAGCCCGGCAAGGGTGCGTTGTCGCACCTCCACCCGCAGCATCTCGCCGCGACCGTGCTCGCCGCGATCCGCGACCGCAACCATCTCGATACCGCGACGGTCGACGACATCGTCTGGTCGACTTCGTCGCAGAATGGCAAGCAGGGCGGCGATCTCGGCCGCATGGCGGCGCTGTCGGCGGGCTATGACACCAAGGCTTCGGGCACGACGCTCGACCGCTTCTGCGGAGGCGGCATCAGCTCGGTAAACTTTGCCGCCGCCAGCGTGATGAGCGGCATGGAAGATTGCGTCATCGCGGGCGGCACCGAAATGATGAGCTACACCAGCGCCCATGCTGCCGAACAGGCGAACGCCGGCCTGCCGCCGCGCCTGATGGGCTCGGGTCACGAAGCGCTCGACGAACTCCACCCGCAATCGCATCAGGGCATTTGCGGCGACGCGATCGCGACGATCGAGGGGATCAGCCGCGAAGATCTCGACGCGCTCGCGCTCGTTAGCCAGCAGCGCGCCGATCGCGCGATCAAGGAAGGCCGCTTCGCCAAGTCGGTCGTGCCGGTGCTCAATCCCGACGGCAGCGTCGCGCTCGACCGCGAGGAATTTCCGCGCCCCGAAACCACCGCCGAAGGCCTCGCGGCGCTGAAGCCGAGCTTCGCGGGCCTCGCCGATTTCGACATGGGCGGCGGCTTCACTTTCAGGAAGCAGATCAACCGCCGTTACCCCGATCTCGAAATCCAGCATTTCCACCATGCCGGCAATTCGTCGGGTGTCGTCGACGGTGCCGCCGCGATCCTGCTGACGTCGAAGGATTATGCCGACAAGCACGGCCTGAAGCCGCGCGCGCGCGTCGTCGCCTATGCCAATATCGGCGACGATCCGACGTTGATGCTTAACGCGCCCGTCCCGGCGGCGAAGAAGGTGCTCGAAAAGGCCGGCCTGACGAAGGACGACATCGACGTCTGGGAAATCAACGAAGCCTTCTCGGTCGTCGCTGAAAAGTTCATCCGCGACCTCGACTTGCCCCGCGAAAAGGTCAACATCAACGGCGGCGCGATGGCGCTTGGTCATCCGATCGGCGCAACGGGCTCGATCCTGATCGGCACCGCGCTCGACGAGCTCGAACGCTCGGGCGGCCGTTACGGCCTTGTAACCATGTGCGCTGCCGGCGGCATGGCGCCCGCGATCATCATCGAACGTATCTGA